A region from the Bacteroidota bacterium genome encodes:
- a CDS encoding T9SS type A sorting domain-containing protein has product MRNRILLMILLAFAFQMSMAQQLSLDWVGQFTGSMLSMSHDIDLGGNVITVGNCSGGGDIDPSIMGVRITTGNGAYVTKQDSLGNVVWTGAIESPASTVQIWQVAVDGIGRIYVTGYLYGTADFDLTQGGIANYSSSGLEARFVARYGPSGFLHYVKVFPGYGLQQADNPLAVNAQGDVYMSGSFFGTVDLDPGVAVASYTSVNAWTDAYVVKLDPQGDFVWAKQFSGAKDDDWTSVCTSPSGDIYIAGRYSDSIDVDPGPGVVQLIANTFAGNFLCKLDANGNLLWGTQFLGSGYCFASAIETTPTGDIVVVGGFAGGTMDFDPSPGGAQTFSASNVQGFLVKLDGAGNYIWARAMDADFYSQISALDVNGLGEVYYAANIAGDCDVDLGIGVNMHLQMGSMISKLDVNGNYVWAGFQTIYGGHQIEDLAAFPTGNVVGGGNFYNAFQAAPLPPNQWLAGVAGSVFKWLEGPCASVVMTLDSVRNIGCGTQGYAAVQMSNGTPPYSYQWSTTPISNLQAIVLDSTGYYQVTATDAAGCTDVRSLIMEAPVSQTAYDLKGYIFASHFRQGVSQTMQIEALNDGCLSTNADLSLTLDSQLTFLSSNPSPTSISGQTISWNLGSIDYFSPHFLSDVTVVLDTNATGNLVCSDLLILPQSMDFNPSNNAFHDCESIVGAFDPNDIRVFPQGACNSNYITSDQTLTYFIRFQNVGTADAINIRVQALLSPYLDVNTLHLVGSSHSPRRTEIGLAGSLNFIFDNIHLPDSTTDEAGSHGYVIFEIKPLAQLPVGTGIGTGAAIYFDYNAPVLTNVVSNTITSSINSPNTAVTYITNGLQASAANASYQWLDCDNGNAPISGETNQTIALFNTGHYAVIVTEGACSDTSDCFAYPFVVGQAEPDPMSLLMRAYPNPNQTGLLHVDLFQTEKDLTAQILDVLGRIVGEGTYRNTGSIALQLPAQAGIYYVRLRSATGASATLKVVRE; this is encoded by the coding sequence ATGAGAAATCGTATTCTGTTGATGATTTTGCTCGCTTTTGCTTTTCAGATGTCCATGGCTCAACAGCTTTCATTGGATTGGGTAGGGCAATTCACGGGGTCGATGCTGAGCATGTCACACGATATCGATCTCGGGGGGAATGTGATTACTGTTGGGAACTGCAGTGGCGGCGGCGATATCGATCCCAGCATCATGGGTGTTCGTATCACGACAGGCAACGGGGCGTATGTGACCAAGCAGGACTCTTTGGGAAACGTGGTCTGGACCGGGGCGATCGAATCACCAGCGAGCACTGTGCAAATATGGCAAGTGGCGGTGGATGGGATCGGACGAATCTATGTAACCGGCTACCTCTATGGAACGGCTGATTTTGATCTCACGCAGGGAGGTATCGCCAATTATTCCAGCAGCGGTTTGGAGGCACGTTTTGTAGCAAGATATGGACCCTCCGGGTTTTTGCATTATGTCAAGGTATTCCCTGGCTACGGATTGCAGCAGGCCGACAACCCACTTGCGGTGAATGCGCAAGGCGACGTCTATATGAGCGGAAGCTTTTTTGGCACCGTGGATTTGGATCCCGGAGTTGCAGTGGCAAGCTATACATCTGTGAATGCCTGGACCGATGCTTATGTGGTGAAATTGGATCCGCAGGGAGATTTTGTTTGGGCAAAACAATTCTCAGGCGCTAAAGACGATGATTGGACTTCCGTATGCACTAGTCCTTCGGGCGATATCTACATTGCCGGAAGATATTCCGATTCCATCGATGTCGATCCAGGCCCAGGTGTTGTGCAACTCATCGCCAACACCTTCGCGGGAAACTTCCTTTGCAAATTGGATGCAAACGGCAACTTGCTCTGGGGGACACAATTTCTAGGTTCAGGATATTGCTTTGCCTCTGCCATCGAAACCACTCCCACTGGGGATATTGTGGTCGTAGGGGGCTTTGCAGGTGGTACAATGGACTTTGACCCATCTCCCGGAGGGGCACAAACCTTTTCGGCAAGCAACGTACAAGGCTTTCTGGTCAAGTTGGATGGCGCAGGTAATTATATTTGGGCTCGCGCCATGGATGCCGACTTCTATTCTCAAATCAGTGCATTGGATGTGAATGGGCTCGGAGAAGTCTATTACGCTGCAAACATTGCCGGCGATTGTGACGTCGATCTCGGAATTGGCGTGAATATGCACTTACAGATGGGATCCATGATCTCAAAATTGGATGTGAACGGAAATTATGTCTGGGCTGGATTTCAGACGATTTATGGCGGTCACCAAATCGAAGACCTTGCGGCTTTCCCCACTGGCAATGTCGTGGGTGGCGGCAATTTTTACAATGCCTTCCAAGCCGCCCCTCTCCCGCCCAACCAATGGCTTGCCGGGGTTGCTGGGTCTGTTTTCAAATGGTTGGAAGGGCCATGCGCCTCCGTGGTGATGACACTCGATAGCGTGCGGAATATTGGATGTGGCACACAGGGCTATGCCGCTGTGCAAATGAGCAATGGCACGCCGCCCTACAGCTATCAATGGTCCACAACCCCAATCAGCAACTTGCAGGCAATCGTCCTGGATAGCACGGGGTACTATCAAGTCACCGCGACAGACGCTGCGGGATGTACCGATGTACGCAGCCTCATCATGGAGGCGCCCGTGAGTCAAACGGCTTATGATCTGAAAGGGTATATTTTCGCCTCGCATTTCAGGCAGGGCGTTTCCCAAACAATGCAGATTGAGGCATTGAATGATGGTTGCCTCTCGACCAATGCAGATCTGAGCCTCACACTCGACAGCCAACTCACATTTTTGTCGTCAAACCCAAGCCCGACCTCCATTTCCGGGCAGACAATTTCCTGGAATCTAGGATCGATCGACTATTTTTCACCACATTTCCTCTCGGATGTCACCGTCGTACTTGACACCAATGCGACGGGCAATCTCGTCTGCTCAGACCTGCTGATCTTGCCGCAATCGATGGATTTCAATCCAAGCAACAATGCATTCCATGATTGCGAGTCGATCGTAGGTGCGTTTGACCCCAATGACATTCGGGTATTCCCGCAGGGCGCTTGCAACAGCAACTACATTACTTCAGACCAGACATTGACCTATTTCATTCGGTTCCAAAACGTAGGCACCGCAGATGCAATTAATATCAGGGTGCAAGCATTGTTAAGTCCATATTTGGATGTGAACACTTTACATCTCGTCGGAAGCAGCCATTCACCCCGGCGCACCGAAATTGGATTGGCGGGCAGCTTGAACTTCATTTTCGACAACATCCACCTGCCTGACAGTACCACAGATGAAGCTGGAAGCCATGGATATGTGATTTTCGAGATCAAGCCCCTTGCGCAGTTGCCCGTTGGCACAGGAATCGGCACAGGGGCAGCAATCTATTTTGATTACAATGCACCGGTTTTGACGAATGTAGTTTCCAACACCATCACGAGCTCGATCAACTCGCCCAATACTGCCGTCACCTACATCACCAATGGATTGCAAGCAAGTGCCGCCAATGCGAGCTATCAGTGGCTGGACTGTGACAACGGCAATGCACCAATCTCAGGGGAAACCAATCAAACCATCGCCCTTTTCAATACCGGCCACTATGCCGTCATCGTCACCGAAGGTGCCTGCTCCGATACTTCCGATTGCTTTGCTTACCCTTTTGTCGTGGGGCAGGCGGAGCCTGATCCCATGTCGCTGCTGATGCGCGCCTATCCCAATCCCAACCAAACCGGGTTGCTTCATGTGGATCTTTTCCAGACAGAAAAGGACTTGACGGCGCAAATTTTGGACGTTTTAGGTCGCATCGTGGGAGAGGGAACCTACCGAAATACAGGTTCCATCGCCCTGCAACTGCCCGCGCAAGCAGGGATCTACTACGTGCGGTTGCGCTCGGCTACGGGAGCGAGCGCAACGCTCAAGGTCGTGCGGGAA